In one Paraburkholderia megapolitana genomic region, the following are encoded:
- a CDS encoding carboxymuconolactone decarboxylase family protein, which yields MTDRLPHFDAAAATPEQKAVLDEILSGPRGNLNGPFLGWIHSPELAQHAQRLGAFCRYQTGLPLRLSELAILVTAARWQAQAEWYIHYPIALQAGVREEDAQALLRGKRPAFTDADDALIYAFASELYDAKRVSDATYAQTVERFGHTVTINLVALLGYYALVAMTLNVFDMRAQGQATLPFAE from the coding sequence ATGACCGATCGTCTTCCGCACTTCGATGCCGCCGCCGCAACGCCAGAACAGAAAGCCGTGCTCGACGAAATCCTGTCCGGGCCGCGCGGCAATCTGAACGGCCCGTTTCTCGGCTGGATTCACAGCCCTGAACTTGCACAGCATGCGCAACGCCTTGGCGCATTCTGCAGGTATCAAACGGGGTTGCCGTTACGCCTGTCGGAACTCGCGATCCTCGTGACAGCCGCGCGCTGGCAAGCGCAGGCCGAGTGGTACATCCACTATCCGATCGCGCTGCAGGCCGGTGTGCGGGAAGAGGATGCACAGGCGTTGCTGCGGGGGAAGCGTCCCGCGTTCACGGATGCCGACGATGCGCTGATCTACGCATTCGCCAGCGAGCTCTATGACGCGAAGCGCGTGTCCGATGCGACCTATGCGCAAACGGTCGAGCGCTTCGGTCACACGGTGACGATCAATCTGGTCGCGCTGCTCGGCTATTACGCGCTGGTGGCGATGACGCTGAATGTGTTCGATATGCGTGCGCAAGGGCAGGCGACCCTGCCGTTTGCGGAGTAG
- a CDS encoding aspartate aminotransferase family protein yields the protein MSTVFHRMPKKTLPVAVTGDGIEIVDATGKRYIDACGGAAVSCLGHSNARVIEAIRRQSQQLPYAHTSFFTTEPAEALADRLVAAAPQGLEHVYFVSGGSEAIEAALKLARQYFVETGQPQRRHFIARRQSYHGNTLGALAIGGNAWRREPFLPLLIETHHVSPCYAYREQLADETDAAYAQRLADELEQKILALGPDTVAAFVAETVVGATAGAVPPVRDYFRKIRAVCDRYGVLLILDEIMSGMGRTGHLYACDEDGVAPDLLTIAKGLGAGYQPIGATLVSAKIYDAIVGGSGFFQHGHTYIGHATACAAALEVQNVIAEDNLLANVQARGEQLRAQLRAHYAQHPHIGDVRGRGLFVGIELVRDRTTKTPFDPALKLHAAVRNESFNRGLMVYPMGGTVDGKIGDHVLLAPPFICTASDIDRIVERLTDAIDAALPSS from the coding sequence ATGTCCACCGTATTTCACCGTATGCCGAAGAAGACGCTGCCGGTCGCCGTGACCGGCGACGGCATCGAGATCGTCGATGCTACCGGCAAGCGTTATATCGACGCATGCGGCGGTGCCGCCGTGTCGTGCCTTGGGCACAGCAACGCGCGCGTGATCGAGGCGATCAGGCGGCAATCGCAGCAATTGCCGTACGCGCACACATCGTTCTTCACGACCGAACCGGCCGAAGCGTTGGCGGACCGCCTGGTCGCCGCGGCACCGCAAGGGCTCGAGCATGTGTACTTCGTATCCGGCGGTTCGGAGGCGATCGAAGCGGCGTTGAAACTCGCGCGTCAGTACTTCGTCGAGACGGGCCAGCCGCAGCGACGACATTTCATCGCGCGTCGGCAGAGCTATCACGGCAACACGCTCGGGGCACTCGCAATAGGCGGCAACGCGTGGCGGCGTGAGCCGTTTCTGCCGCTGCTGATCGAGACGCATCATGTGAGTCCCTGCTACGCGTACCGTGAACAGCTCGCAGACGAAACCGACGCAGCCTATGCCCAGCGCCTCGCGGACGAGCTCGAACAGAAGATCCTCGCACTCGGCCCCGACACGGTGGCCGCTTTCGTCGCGGAGACCGTGGTCGGCGCGACGGCCGGCGCGGTGCCGCCTGTGCGCGACTATTTCCGCAAGATCCGCGCAGTGTGCGACCGCTACGGCGTGCTGCTGATCCTCGACGAAATCATGTCGGGCATGGGGCGCACCGGCCATCTCTATGCGTGCGACGAAGACGGTGTCGCGCCCGATCTGCTGACCATCGCAAAGGGGCTCGGCGCCGGTTATCAACCGATCGGAGCAACGCTCGTGAGCGCGAAGATCTACGACGCGATTGTCGGCGGCAGCGGGTTCTTCCAGCATGGCCACACATATATCGGTCACGCAACCGCGTGTGCGGCGGCGCTCGAAGTGCAGAACGTGATCGCCGAAGACAACCTGCTCGCGAACGTGCAGGCGCGCGGCGAGCAATTGCGCGCGCAACTACGTGCGCATTATGCGCAGCATCCGCATATCGGCGACGTGCGTGGCCGCGGGCTGTTCGTCGGTATCGAACTGGTGCGGGACCGGACGACGAAAACACCGTTCGATCCGGCGCTGAAACTGCATGCGGCGGTCCGCAACGAGTCGTTCAATCGCGGGCTGATGGTTTATCCGATGGGCGGCACCGTGGACGGCAAGATCGGCGATCATGTGCTGCTTGCACCGCCGTTCATCTGTACGGCGAGCGATATCGACAGAATCGTCGAGCGCCTGACCGATGCGATCGATGCGGCGCTGCCGTCGTCCTGA